A stretch of the Bradyrhizobium sp. CCBAU 53351 genome encodes the following:
- a CDS encoding RluA family pseudouridine synthase, whose protein sequence is MENSGSAQRLEVVVGGDEGSARLDRVLAARLTELSRSRLKALILAGAVQLKAAAVRDPAYHVSPGDTITIDVPEAAPAEPKGEEIALDIVFEDDDIVVLNKPKGLVVHPAAGHETGTLVNALIAHCGASLSGIGGVRRPGIVHRLDKDTTGLMVVAKNDMAHASLSAQFADHGRTGEMRRGYMAFAWGVPGRHRGTVDAPIDRHPHAREKMAVRQGGREAVTHWEILESFNGRDGKPIATLLACELETGRTHQIRVHLAHIGHPLMGDAVYGPHFKTKANQLGPESQAALTALGRQALHAYLLVLEHPRTGELLHWEAPLPEDLLLLQGALKAAL, encoded by the coding sequence ATGGAAAATTCTGGCTCTGCGCAAAGGTTGGAGGTTGTCGTCGGCGGTGACGAGGGCTCGGCCCGGCTCGACCGCGTGCTGGCGGCGCGCCTCACCGAGCTGTCACGATCGCGGCTGAAAGCCCTGATCCTGGCGGGCGCAGTCCAGCTGAAGGCCGCCGCGGTCCGCGACCCCGCTTATCACGTAAGTCCCGGCGATACGATCACAATCGACGTGCCGGAGGCAGCGCCCGCCGAGCCCAAGGGCGAGGAGATCGCCCTCGACATCGTGTTCGAGGACGACGACATCGTGGTCCTCAACAAGCCGAAGGGGCTGGTGGTGCATCCCGCGGCCGGCCACGAGACCGGCACGCTGGTGAATGCGCTGATCGCCCATTGCGGCGCTTCGCTGTCGGGCATCGGCGGGGTGCGCCGGCCCGGCATCGTGCACCGGCTCGACAAGGACACCACAGGGTTGATGGTGGTCGCCAAGAACGACATGGCCCACGCGTCGCTGTCGGCCCAGTTCGCCGATCACGGCCGCACCGGCGAGATGCGGCGCGGCTACATGGCCTTTGCCTGGGGCGTGCCCGGCCGGCACCGCGGCACCGTCGATGCGCCGATCGACCGCCATCCGCATGCACGCGAGAAGATGGCGGTGCGCCAGGGCGGTCGCGAGGCGGTGACGCATTGGGAGATTCTGGAGAGTTTTAACGGCCGCGACGGCAAGCCGATCGCGACGCTGCTCGCCTGCGAGCTCGAGACCGGGCGCACCCACCAGATCCGCGTCCACCTCGCCCATATCGGCCATCCCCTGATGGGGGATGCCGTCTATGGCCCGCATTTCAAGACCAAGGCGAACCAGCTCGGCCCCGAGTCGCAAGCCGCCCTGACCGCGCTGGGGCGGCAGGCCTTGCACGCTTACTTGCTGGTATTGGAGCACCCGAGAACTGGAGAATTACTGCACTGGGAGGCGCCCTTGCCGGAGGATTTGCTTCTCCTTCAGGGCGCCCTGAAAGCGGCGCTATGA
- a CDS encoding alpha/beta hydrolase: MSRRALLGGLMSAGSALALGGCAGLGATGARYDASSLSVDPTVLVATTRKPVSGGRAKPWFGPERATRMTIARARLVAPDESRLSLASVGIGDWRLDRLEPVSADAGDLAAEAGGGDVLIYVHGFKQTFETAVLDAAHLSERIRFRGRTIAFSWPSRDGLFDYAYDRDSAMWSRDEFERVLSALVSAPGAGRVHIVAHSMGTMLTLESLRQLYAKYGDTVTGKIGAVVFAAPDIDMDVFSSAVQRIGPLAGKITVIASTNDRALALSGQLAGGMTRVGAAEKAAIARLGVRVVDASAEGWGIVNHDLFLSNADVQKVIRRSIDGTTA; this comes from the coding sequence ATGTCGCGTCGAGCTCTGCTCGGCGGGCTCATGTCGGCCGGCAGCGCGCTCGCGCTCGGCGGATGCGCCGGGCTGGGTGCGACAGGCGCGCGCTATGACGCATCGTCGCTCTCGGTCGATCCCACAGTTCTCGTCGCCACCACGCGCAAGCCCGTGAGCGGCGGTCGCGCAAAACCCTGGTTCGGGCCGGAGCGTGCGACGCGCATGACGATCGCGCGCGCCAGGCTGGTGGCGCCGGACGAGAGCCGCCTTTCTCTCGCCTCGGTCGGAATCGGCGACTGGCGCCTCGACCGGCTCGAGCCGGTGTCGGCCGATGCCGGCGATCTCGCTGCCGAGGCCGGCGGAGGGGACGTGCTGATCTATGTGCACGGCTTCAAGCAGACATTCGAGACGGCCGTATTGGACGCCGCCCATCTCTCGGAACGGATCCGGTTCCGCGGACGGACAATCGCGTTCTCATGGCCGTCCAGGGACGGACTGTTCGACTACGCCTATGACCGCGACAGCGCGATGTGGTCGCGCGACGAATTTGAGCGCGTGCTCTCCGCCCTGGTGTCGGCACCCGGGGCGGGGCGCGTGCACATCGTCGCGCACAGCATGGGAACGATGCTAACGCTCGAAAGCCTGCGTCAGCTCTATGCGAAATACGGCGACACCGTCACGGGCAAGATCGGCGCCGTGGTGTTTGCCGCGCCCGACATCGACATGGACGTGTTCTCGTCGGCGGTCCAGCGCATCGGCCCGCTCGCCGGCAAGATCACCGTGATCGCCTCGACCAACGATCGCGCCTTGGCGCTGTCTGGGCAGCTCGCCGGCGGCATGACACGGGTCGGCGCAGCCGAGAAGGCCGCCATCGCCCGGCTCGGCGTGCGCGTGGTCGATGCGTCGGCGGAAGGCTGGGGCATCGTCAACCACGACCTGTTCCTGTCGAATGCGGATGTGCAGAAGGTGATCCGGCGGTCGATTGATGGGACGACGGCGTGA
- a CDS encoding amidohydrolase family protein, giving the protein MSGLVISGGRVVDPASGMDAIGDVAVVDGKIAAVGSSLGGAERVIDATGLVVAPGFIDLHAHGQSIPADRMQAFDGVTTTLDLEAGVLPVGSWYERQARKGRVLNYGAATNWAFARIGAMTGSNAESSLEAFGNAMRDRRWMDNVATDAEVSGILERLSRGLNEGGIGIGILNAYAPGAGVQELTAVCQLAAAKDVPTFTHVAFMSRIDPESAVEAYIRLIGYAGATGAHMHICHFNSSSKTDVERCRVLIAKAQAQGLPITVEAYPYGTGSTVLAAAFFSDPEFVERNGTGYDSVQRVTDGYRFHDREELLKAQAEEPSSLVLWHILDTEHNAHHRDLLDMSVLYPGGAIASDAMPWTTSDGKTYTGDAWPLPDDATSHPRSAGCFTKFIREWVRERKTVSLLEGVRKCALIPAEILSQSTPAMRAKGRLAKDADADIVVFDYEKLSDRATFTAMNRPSEGVRHLVVSGQPLISDGILDVAARPGKPVRRPVVEG; this is encoded by the coding sequence ATGAGCGGCTTGGTGATCTCTGGCGGCCGGGTGGTGGATCCCGCGAGCGGGATGGATGCGATCGGCGACGTGGCGGTGGTGGATGGCAAGATTGCCGCGGTCGGCTCGTCGCTCGGCGGCGCCGAGCGGGTGATCGACGCCACCGGGCTCGTGGTTGCCCCCGGCTTCATCGATCTGCACGCGCACGGCCAGTCGATTCCCGCCGACCGCATGCAGGCGTTCGACGGCGTCACGACCACGCTCGATCTCGAGGCCGGCGTGCTGCCGGTCGGGTCCTGGTACGAGCGCCAGGCGAGAAAAGGCCGCGTGCTGAATTACGGCGCCGCCACCAACTGGGCGTTCGCGCGCATCGGCGCGATGACGGGCTCCAACGCCGAGAGCTCGCTGGAGGCGTTCGGCAACGCCATGCGCGACCGCCGCTGGATGGACAATGTCGCGACCGACGCCGAGGTCTCGGGCATTCTCGAACGTCTTTCGCGCGGGCTGAACGAAGGCGGTATCGGCATCGGCATTCTCAATGCTTACGCGCCGGGCGCCGGCGTGCAGGAGCTGACCGCGGTCTGCCAGCTCGCCGCAGCCAAGGACGTGCCGACCTTCACCCATGTCGCCTTCATGTCGCGGATCGACCCCGAAAGCGCGGTGGAAGCCTATATCCGCCTGATCGGCTATGCCGGCGCGACCGGCGCGCACATGCACATCTGCCATTTCAACTCGTCGAGCAAGACCGATGTCGAACGCTGCCGCGTGCTGATCGCGAAAGCGCAAGCACAGGGCCTGCCGATCACGGTCGAAGCCTACCCCTACGGCACCGGCTCGACCGTGCTGGCCGCCGCCTTCTTCAGCGACCCCGAATTCGTCGAGCGCAACGGCACCGGTTACGATTCCGTGCAGCGCGTCACCGACGGCTATCGCTTCCACGACCGCGAGGAGCTGTTGAAGGCGCAGGCGGAAGAGCCGTCCTCGCTGGTGCTTTGGCACATCCTCGACACCGAGCACAACGCGCATCACCGCGACCTGCTCGACATGTCGGTGCTGTATCCCGGCGGCGCGATCGCCTCCGACGCGATGCCGTGGACGACGTCGGACGGCAAGACCTACACCGGCGACGCCTGGCCGCTGCCCGACGATGCCACCTCGCATCCGCGCTCGGCGGGCTGCTTCACGAAATTCATCCGCGAATGGGTGCGCGAGCGCAAGACCGTCTCGCTGCTGGAAGGCGTGCGCAAATGTGCGCTGATCCCGGCGGAAATCCTGTCGCAGAGCACGCCCGCGATGCGCGCCAAGGGCAGGCTTGCTAAGGACGCCGATGCCGATATCGTGGTGTTCGATTACGAAAAGCTCTCGGACCGTGCGACCTTCACGGCGATGAACCGCCCGTCCGAAGGCGTGCGGCATCTGGTCGTCAGCGGCCAGCCGCTGATCAGCGACGGCATTCTCGATGTCGCCGCGCGGCCGGGCAAACCCGTGCGCCGTCCCGTCGTCGAGGGCTGA
- a CDS encoding GTP-binding protein produces the protein MPVPILLVAGFLGAGKTTVVNHLLAHAEGRRIAAIVNDFGAINIDAELIAGASDGVVSLANGCICCSLEGDLLRTLSTLLRRDPRPDYIVIETSGVADPSDIVRNLMDPVILREAPLETVLCVLDAGTPPSALDDALQRSQLRVADIVALSKLDLADEGAGARMRAAIRAQRVPAVVVDAKHGEIPSALLFPAHVARAPARRELGPKRPAEDRFETLSWTSERPLSLPRLQQAIGKLAPKLARAKGLFETVEQPGRQMVFQFAAGRATLAPGDVSAPGVPRARIVFIAELGLLSLAELDSVMAACVAD, from the coding sequence ATGCCGGTCCCCATTCTCCTGGTGGCGGGCTTTCTGGGGGCGGGCAAGACCACGGTCGTCAATCATCTGCTGGCGCATGCGGAGGGACGGCGCATCGCCGCAATCGTCAACGATTTCGGCGCCATCAACATCGATGCGGAGTTGATCGCGGGCGCGAGCGACGGCGTGGTCAGCCTCGCCAATGGCTGCATCTGCTGCTCGCTCGAAGGCGATCTCCTGCGCACGCTCTCGACGCTGCTGCGCCGCGATCCGAGGCCCGACTATATCGTGATCGAGACCAGCGGTGTCGCCGACCCCTCCGATATCGTCCGCAATCTCATGGACCCCGTGATCCTGCGCGAGGCTCCGCTGGAGACCGTGCTCTGCGTGCTGGACGCTGGCACGCCGCCGTCAGCTCTGGACGACGCGCTCCAGCGCTCGCAGCTCCGCGTCGCCGACATCGTGGCGCTCAGCAAGCTCGATCTGGCGGACGAGGGCGCGGGTGCGCGAATGCGCGCGGCCATTCGCGCCCAGCGCGTTCCCGCTGTGGTGGTCGATGCGAAGCATGGCGAAATTCCGTCCGCGCTGCTATTCCCCGCGCATGTCGCTCGCGCGCCGGCGCGGCGCGAGCTCGGCCCGAAACGGCCGGCAGAGGACCGCTTCGAGACGCTGAGCTGGACCTCGGAGCGCCCGCTCTCGCTACCGCGCTTGCAGCAGGCGATCGGCAAGCTGGCGCCGAAGCTGGCGCGTGCAAAAGGCCTGTTCGAGACGGTCGAGCAGCCGGGCCGCCAGATGGTGTTTCAATTTGCCGCCGGCCGCGCCACGCTCGCCCCGGGCGATGTGTCCGCACCGGGGGTGCCACGCGCGCGGATCGTGTTCATCGCCGAGCTCGGGCTGCTCTCGCTCGCCGAGCTCGACAGCGTCATGGCGGCGTGCGTTGCGGATTGA
- a CDS encoding tautomerase family protein, producing the protein MPLLHIAMRAGKSEAYRQAILDGLYGAMREALDVPDGDAFMAITEHERANFRCGNAYGVVRSDDAVLIQITVFASRTAEQKKALYRCVADRLGESPGIRPEDVFVNVLDAPKENWSVGHGLAQFA; encoded by the coding sequence ATGCCTCTGCTTCATATCGCCATGCGCGCCGGCAAGTCTGAAGCCTACCGGCAGGCGATTCTCGACGGGCTTTATGGCGCCATGCGGGAAGCGCTTGACGTGCCCGACGGCGACGCCTTCATGGCCATCACCGAGCATGAGCGCGCGAACTTCCGCTGCGGCAACGCCTACGGCGTCGTGCGCAGCGACGATGCGGTGCTGATCCAGATCACCGTATTCGCTTCGCGGACCGCCGAGCAGAAGAAGGCGCTCTATCGCTGCGTCGCGGATCGTCTCGGCGAAAGCCCCGGCATCCGGCCCGAGGACGTGTTCGTGAACGTGCTCGATGCGCCCAAGGAGAACTGGTCGGTCGGACATGGGCTGGCGCAATTTGCGTGA
- a CDS encoding TetR/AcrR family transcriptional regulator, protein MRPREFDHDEVLRIAFDQFWRNGVRGTSLSDIARDAGVQRGSLYNAFGSKEALFLQAYERYAGDYLAALQKALATGSLRKRLTAFFDLTISNFRAGKPSRGCPTTRGLMELGSAESEGLDEEARQAFASLIARITALVEDTLSAGAARGEFNGDPAAAALHIITVTRGLAVLERAFGDEPQLRKIAAHTIDLVLSRKGA, encoded by the coding sequence TTGCGGCCACGTGAATTCGATCATGACGAGGTCCTGCGCATCGCGTTCGACCAGTTCTGGCGCAACGGCGTGCGCGGCACTTCGCTGTCGGACATCGCGCGCGATGCCGGCGTCCAGCGCGGCAGCCTCTACAATGCTTTCGGCAGCAAGGAGGCATTGTTTCTGCAGGCGTATGAACGCTATGCCGGGGATTATCTTGCGGCGCTGCAGAAGGCGCTCGCGACGGGCTCGTTGCGCAAGCGCCTCACCGCGTTCTTCGATCTGACCATCAGCAATTTTCGCGCAGGCAAGCCGTCGCGGGGATGTCCGACCACGCGCGGCTTGATGGAGCTCGGCTCGGCCGAAAGCGAAGGGCTCGACGAAGAAGCGCGCCAGGCCTTTGCGAGCCTCATTGCGCGCATCACCGCACTAGTTGAGGACACGTTGTCGGCAGGCGCGGCGCGGGGCGAGTTCAACGGCGATCCCGCGGCCGCGGCGCTGCACATCATCACCGTGACGCGCGGCCTCGCGGTGCTCGAACGTGCCTTCGGCGACGAGCCGCAGCTGCGCAAGATCGCCGCGCACACGATCGATCTCGTGCTAAGCAGGAAGGGCGCCTAA
- a CDS encoding methyl-accepting chemotaxis protein, with the protein MLNQISIRTKLLSAVLAMAVAICCVTGIALWSMYQRMYQDRVNVLKAMVDAGYSLAEKFEAAAVAGQLTREDAQARFKDALLKIRYSGDEYLFAHTYDQVGFAHPSPKLMGKDVFGIKDSNGVPVIPALLDIVRKQNEGTYAYDWPLRQDDPKTAVKLSYVKGFAPWKVFIGTGVFVNDIWTDFMAMVWKIVGIIALLALPAIGLVGLVGFAVSRSIRGVSAAMQALADGDLSIDLPEAKRADEVGQMARATTYFRDRMAESEKLRTEQERLRLDTAAQRKQDMYRLADDFEHAIGAIIETVSQAAGNLESSAGTLTSTADRSQDLARTVTAASGEASTNVQSVAAATEELSSSITEISRQVQTSARMAGDAVAQAHKTNERVNELARAASSIGDIVALINGIAAQTNLLALNATIEAARAGEAGRGFAVVASEVKLLAEQTAKATGEISEQVSGMQAATGESVAAIKEIGDTIGGLSEIASAIAAAVEEQGTATQEISRNVQQAAHGTQQVSTGVADVQRGASETGAASSQVLSAARSLAADSASLKQKVSSFLTSVRAA; encoded by the coding sequence GTGCTGAACCAGATCTCGATCCGTACCAAGCTCTTGAGTGCCGTCCTGGCGATGGCGGTGGCGATCTGCTGCGTGACCGGTATTGCGCTGTGGTCGATGTACCAGCGGATGTACCAGGACAGGGTGAACGTCCTGAAGGCCATGGTCGACGCCGGCTACAGCCTTGCGGAAAAGTTCGAGGCCGCGGCCGTGGCGGGCCAGCTGACCCGCGAGGACGCACAGGCGCGCTTCAAGGACGCGTTGCTGAAGATTCGCTATTCCGGCGACGAATATCTGTTTGCCCATACCTACGATCAGGTCGGCTTCGCTCATCCAAGCCCCAAGCTGATGGGCAAGGACGTCTTCGGCATCAAGGACAGCAACGGTGTTCCCGTCATCCCGGCTCTGCTCGACATCGTGCGCAAGCAGAACGAAGGCACCTACGCCTATGACTGGCCGTTGCGGCAGGACGATCCGAAGACGGCGGTGAAGCTGTCCTACGTCAAGGGTTTCGCGCCCTGGAAGGTCTTCATCGGAACGGGCGTGTTCGTGAACGACATCTGGACCGACTTCATGGCGATGGTCTGGAAGATCGTCGGCATCATTGCGCTGCTCGCGCTTCCGGCGATCGGGCTCGTCGGCCTCGTCGGCTTTGCTGTCAGCCGCAGCATCCGCGGCGTCAGCGCCGCGATGCAGGCGCTGGCCGACGGCGATCTGTCGATCGACCTGCCCGAAGCGAAGCGGGCCGACGAAGTCGGGCAGATGGCGCGCGCGACGACATATTTCCGCGACCGGATGGCGGAGAGCGAAAAATTGCGCACCGAGCAGGAGAGATTGCGCTTGGACACCGCAGCCCAGCGCAAGCAGGACATGTATCGTCTCGCCGACGATTTCGAGCACGCGATCGGTGCGATCATCGAGACGGTGTCGCAGGCCGCCGGCAACCTCGAGAGCTCCGCGGGCACCCTGACCTCGACCGCCGACAGGTCGCAGGACCTTGCCAGGACGGTGACCGCCGCCTCCGGCGAAGCCTCGACCAACGTCCAGTCGGTCGCGGCGGCGACCGAGGAGCTCAGCTCCTCGATCACGGAGATCAGCCGGCAGGTGCAGACGTCGGCCCGCATGGCCGGCGATGCCGTCGCGCAGGCGCACAAAACCAACGAGCGGGTCAACGAGCTGGCGCGGGCTGCCAGCAGCATCGGCGACATCGTCGCGCTCATCAACGGGATCGCGGCACAGACCAATCTACTGGCGCTCAACGCCACCATCGAGGCTGCGCGCGCCGGCGAAGCCGGTCGCGGCTTCGCCGTGGTCGCCTCGGAGGTGAAGCTGCTGGCGGAGCAGACCGCCAAGGCCACCGGCGAGATCAGCGAGCAGGTCAGCGGGATGCAGGCGGCGACCGGCGAGTCCGTCGCGGCAATCAAGGAGATCGGCGACACCATCGGCGGCCTTTCGGAAATCGCCTCCGCCATCGCCGCGGCGGTGGAGGAGCAGGGCACGGCGACGCAGGAGATTTCGCGCAACGTCCAGCAGGCCGCGCACGGAACGCAACAGGTGTCCACGGGCGTCGCCGACGTGCAGCGTGGGGCGTCCGAGACCGGGGCAGCATCGTCCCAGGTTCTGTCCGCAGCACGCTCGCTCGCCGCCGACAGCGCAAGCCTGAAGCAGAAGGTCAGCTCCTTCCTCACCTCTGTCCGCGCGGCCTGA